TTGGAGGGGGTTCGTTTATTGTTATAGGTACTCTTTTTTTAATTTTCCTCACGGATGTAGTAGGATTGAGTCCTACTCTAGCTGGACTCGTTATCATCATTGGGAAAATCTGGGATGCTGTTTCAGATCCTTTAATGGGTTACATATCTGATAACACGAAGTCACGCTTTGGTAGAAGGCGCTTGTATTTTCTAATAGGAATTGTTCCTATATTTGTGAGCTTTTCCATCCTTTGGTATCCTTTTGTCTCAAGTTCTCAGCTCTCTATTTTTATCTATTATTCTTTAGCTTATGTATTCTTTTCAACAGTTTACACAATGGTCATGGTTCCCTACAGTGCTTTGATTACTGATATGACAGATGATTATTATGTTCGGACAAGACTTTCCGGAGCAAGGATGATGTTCTCTCAAATCTCTGCCCTTATTTCTGGTACCCTTCCAAAGATGATTGTGGATTCAGCCCCTGATCCCAAAATAGGTTTTAGCAGAATGGGAATGATATTCGGAATAATTTACTCTCTTCCGTGGCTATTCGTTTTTCTCGGAACCTGGGAAAACAGGAAAGGTTCTTCATCCAGAGTATCTGGAAATGTGCTTTCTGTTTTCAAAAACAGAGTTTTTAGAGTGCACATTGCCATGTACATTTCTGCATACACGGCTATGGATATAATGATGGCCCTGTTTGCTTATTACTTGACTTACTATTTAAACAAAGAGAATATGTTTTCCGTAGTTATGGGTGCAGTTTTATTAACTCAA
The Thermotoga sp. KOL6 genome window above contains:
- a CDS encoding MFS transporter, with amino-acid sequence MKSVKFKNLVFYGLGDIFGGGSFIVIGTLFLIFLTDVVGLSPTLAGLVIIIGKIWDAVSDPLMGYISDNTKSRFGRRRLYFLIGIVPIFVSFSILWYPFVSSSQLSIFIYYSLAYVFFSTVYTMVMVPYSALITDMTDDYYVRTRLSGARMMFSQISALISGTLPKMIVDSAPDPKIGFSRMGMIFGIIYSLPWLFVFLGTWENRKGSSSRVSGNVLSVFKNRVFRVHIAMYISAYTAMDIMMALFAYYLTYYLNKENMFSVVMGAVLLTQILFLPIYVKLSNSLGSATAYRIGLSLWGFGMLMLAFMPSNSSNLLIIVDSIVIGAGLSAGVMIPWAMLPMVADVDELITSENRAGLYSGMMTFIRKSVQAFALFAIGIALDLIGYVPKGVQSSRTLLGLKILTAVVPLALIIVGILFSFRFKINPKIHKILMTEIERLRKGESKASVSADVKGICEAITGISYEKLWQKPKKSK